One genomic region from Tachysurus vachellii isolate PV-2020 chromosome 22, HZAU_Pvac_v1, whole genome shotgun sequence encodes:
- the ppcs gene encoding phosphopantothenate--cysteine ligase isoform X1 — translation MNSFISRCNTMASCDSGSLSEEFAVPSHVEEVRSVMAAFAEQHGAAGRMVVLITSGGTKVPLESRTVRFLDNFSSGRRGASSAEYFLAHGYAVIFLHRHRSLYPYTRLYTGINLLDCLTLDTVHGSGLVTVDQRKLPNITEVLKRYQEVKSAGLLLPVEFSTLSEYLHLLKAAAQALSSIGSKAMFYLAAAVSDFYIPASEMPEHKIQSSNGPLQISMKMVPKILKPLVKDWAPKAFVTSFKLETDPSILLERARCALDTYKHQAVVANVLDTRHGYVVVVTKDSQKELVLTDEEAQREVEIEEKIVKNLSHAHTQFINQKM, via the exons ATGAACAGCTTCATTTCTAG GTGTAACACTATGGCGAGTTGTGACTCAGGCAGCCTGAGTGAGGAGTTTGCTGTCCCGTCTCATGTTGAGGAGGTCAGGAGTGTGATGGCGGCGTTTGCAGAGCAGCATGGAGCTGCAGGTCGCATGGTCGTACTCATCACTTCAGGAGGAACAAAGGTTCCTCTAGAATCCAGGACGGTGCGCTTTCTAGACAACTTCAGCAGTGGCCGGCGTGGAGCCTCCTCAGCAGAGTATTTTCTTGCCCATGGTTATGCGGTTATATTCCTGCACAGACACCGCTCTCTGTACCCATACACACGCCTCTACACTGGGATCAATCTGCTGGACTGTCTGACATTAGACACTGTTCACGGGTCTGGACTGGTCACAGTGGATCAGAGAAAGCTGCCAAACATCACAGAGGTCCTGAAGCGGTACCAGGAAGTGAAATCTGCAGGGTTGCTTCTTCCAGTGGAGTTCAGCACTTTATCTGAGTATCTCCACCTTCTCAAGGCTGCAGCACAAGCTCTCAGTTCAATAG GTTCCAAAGCCATGTTTTATTTGGCTGCGGCTGTTTCTGATTTCTATATCCCAGCTTCGGAAATGCCAGAGCACAAAATCCAGTCCTCCAACGGACCGCTACAG ATAAGCATGAAAATGGTACCCAAAATTCTTAAGCCACTGGTGAAGGACTGGGCCCCAAAAGCGTTTGTCACTTCATTCAAGCTGGAAACAGATCCATCCATTCTCTTGGAGCGAGCTCGTTGTGCCTTGGACACCTACAAACATCAAGCAGTTGTGGCCAACGTGCTGGACACACGGCATGGATATGTTGTAGTTGTGACTAAAGACTCTCAGAAAGAACTGGTCCTTACAGATGAGGAAGCTCAGAGAGAGGTTGAAATTGAAGAGAAGATTGTCAAAAATctgtcacatgcacacactcagtTTATAAACCAAAAAATGTAA
- the ppcs gene encoding phosphopantothenate--cysteine ligase isoform X2 translates to MASCDSGSLSEEFAVPSHVEEVRSVMAAFAEQHGAAGRMVVLITSGGTKVPLESRTVRFLDNFSSGRRGASSAEYFLAHGYAVIFLHRHRSLYPYTRLYTGINLLDCLTLDTVHGSGLVTVDQRKLPNITEVLKRYQEVKSAGLLLPVEFSTLSEYLHLLKAAAQALSSIGSKAMFYLAAAVSDFYIPASEMPEHKIQSSNGPLQISMKMVPKILKPLVKDWAPKAFVTSFKLETDPSILLERARCALDTYKHQAVVANVLDTRHGYVVVVTKDSQKELVLTDEEAQREVEIEEKIVKNLSHAHTQFINQKM, encoded by the exons ATGGCGAGTTGTGACTCAGGCAGCCTGAGTGAGGAGTTTGCTGTCCCGTCTCATGTTGAGGAGGTCAGGAGTGTGATGGCGGCGTTTGCAGAGCAGCATGGAGCTGCAGGTCGCATGGTCGTACTCATCACTTCAGGAGGAACAAAGGTTCCTCTAGAATCCAGGACGGTGCGCTTTCTAGACAACTTCAGCAGTGGCCGGCGTGGAGCCTCCTCAGCAGAGTATTTTCTTGCCCATGGTTATGCGGTTATATTCCTGCACAGACACCGCTCTCTGTACCCATACACACGCCTCTACACTGGGATCAATCTGCTGGACTGTCTGACATTAGACACTGTTCACGGGTCTGGACTGGTCACAGTGGATCAGAGAAAGCTGCCAAACATCACAGAGGTCCTGAAGCGGTACCAGGAAGTGAAATCTGCAGGGTTGCTTCTTCCAGTGGAGTTCAGCACTTTATCTGAGTATCTCCACCTTCTCAAGGCTGCAGCACAAGCTCTCAGTTCAATAG GTTCCAAAGCCATGTTTTATTTGGCTGCGGCTGTTTCTGATTTCTATATCCCAGCTTCGGAAATGCCAGAGCACAAAATCCAGTCCTCCAACGGACCGCTACAG ATAAGCATGAAAATGGTACCCAAAATTCTTAAGCCACTGGTGAAGGACTGGGCCCCAAAAGCGTTTGTCACTTCATTCAAGCTGGAAACAGATCCATCCATTCTCTTGGAGCGAGCTCGTTGTGCCTTGGACACCTACAAACATCAAGCAGTTGTGGCCAACGTGCTGGACACACGGCATGGATATGTTGTAGTTGTGACTAAAGACTCTCAGAAAGAACTGGTCCTTACAGATGAGGAAGCTCAGAGAGAGGTTGAAATTGAAGAGAAGATTGTCAAAAATctgtcacatgcacacactcagtTTATAAACCAAAAAATGTAA